One Vidua chalybeata isolate OUT-0048 chromosome 13, bVidCha1 merged haplotype, whole genome shotgun sequence genomic window carries:
- the MRPL46 gene encoding 39S ribosomal protein L46, mitochondrial, giving the protein MAGHCGARAMAAPLARRAAGSARWVCSAAARRPWRLFGAMCLLRLPRITQPLEKEEEEMAALMEQIELEKSLYSDHEMRKLEEEEQLKRKMESLYDEDEARGKTVVMAQDLEEKWEQMFLRFKAAPRITDADKSNDRMSLNRKLDSNLMLLVKQKIGNQELWLLPQVEWQPGETLRSTAERAMATFLGDRIQAKVLGNAPYGIYKYKFPRAIRTENNVGAKVFFFKAFLQSSDLSQAELKADYLWVTKKELGDYLKSEYLKKVNRFLLDL; this is encoded by the exons ATGGCGGGGCATTGTGGGGCGCGGGCGATGGCGGCGCCCCtggcgcggcgggcggcgggcagcGCTCGGTGGGTTTGCAGCGCTGCCGCGCGGCGCCCGTGGAGGCTCTTTGGGGCGATGTGCTTGTTGAGGCTTCCCCGAATCACGCAGCctctggaaaaggaggaggaagagatggCGGCGCTCATGGAGCAG ATAGAGCTGGAGAAGAGCCTCTATTCGGATCACGAAATGCGtaagctggaggaggaggagcagctcaaGAGGAAGATGGAAAGTTTGTATGATGAGGATGAAGCTCGGGGCAAGACGGTCGTTATGGCTCAAGACCTGGAGGAGAAGTGGGAGCAGATGTTTCTGCGGTTCAAAGCTGCTCCGCGGATAACAG ATGCTGATAAAAGCAACGATCGAATGTCGTTGAACAGGAAGCTGGACAGCAACCTGATGCTTCTGGTGAAACAGAAAATTGGTAACCAGGAGCTGTGGCTTCTGCCTCAAGTGGAGTGGCAGCCTGGAGAGACACTACGGAGCACAGCTGAGCGAGCCATGGCTACGTTTTTGG GAGATCGCATTCAAGCCAAAGTCCTGGGGAATGCACCTTATGGGATTTACAAGTATAAATTCCCCAGGGCCATCAGAACTGAGAATAACGTGGGAGCCAAAGTCTTCTTCTTCAAAGCCTTCCTCCAAAGCAGTGATTTGtcccaggcagagctgaaggCAGATTACCTGTGGGTCACAAAGAAGGAGCTGGGAGATTACCTGAAGTCAGAATACCTGAAAAAAGTCAATCGATTCCTCCTGGACTTGTGA
- the MRPS11 gene encoding 28S ribosomal protein S11, mitochondrial, translating into MSAALALAGKRVLGWGGRAAALCRGLRTGPPRLQDAAGAAAKETEKQSETEQSSLILQRNSTRWDGKVYEEVPIAHIKATYNNTHIQVVSFDNQPFSRTSCGTEGFQNAKKGTAIAAQTAAMAAAVKARGKGVLHVRVIVKGLGPGRKAAIKGLTMGGLEIISITDNSPVPHNGCRPRKARRV; encoded by the exons aTGAGCGCGGCCTTGGCGCTCGCCGGGAAACgcgtgctgggctgggg gggccgcgccgccgccctgTGCCGCGGGCTCCGCACCGGCCCCCCGAGGCTGCAGGACGCGGCGGGGGCGGCTGCCAAGGAGACGGAGAAGCAGAGCGAGACCGAGCAGAG CTCTTTAATCCTACAGAGGAACTCCACGAGATGGGATGGCAAGGTTTATGAAGAGGTCCCCATAGCTCACATCAAAGCAACGTACAACAA CACGCACATCCAGGTGGTGAGCTTTGACAACCAGCCGTTCTCCCGCACGTCCTGCGGCACAGAGGGCTTCCAGAACGCCAAGAAGGGCACTGCCATCGCAGCACAGACCGCGGCCATGGCAGCGGCAGTG AAAGCACGTGGGAAGGGTGTATTGCATGTGCGAGTCATTGTGAAAGGACTGGGACCAGGACGCAAA GCTGCCATCAAGGGGCTGACAATGGGAGGTTTGGAGATCATCTCCATCACCGACAACAGCCCAGTCCCCCACAACGGCTGCCGCCCACGGAAAGCCAGGAGAGTGTGA